The following DNA comes from Mya arenaria isolate MELC-2E11 chromosome 11, ASM2691426v1.
TTAGGATTGAATAGACAGTGGGTTTTTCACCCTTTCGGGAATGGGTCCAGGGTCTTTTCATTTGGAAAAATGCATCTGTTTGACTAAAGCTGGGAATTACAAATATGCCAAGAAAGGAgcaaaaatgctttaaataataGACAGAAAAGATAAAAGAATGTGATGAAGTTTGTTTCTATGAGAATTCACTAATTGAATAAATTCTTCTATACAAACAAAAGGTTTGGTGgttcaattttgtttaagaaataattttaagcttatattttcactttgtgaaaaaagttaaatgttttGGCATTGAGAATGGGGCTGGACATAGGTGCTAAATTGGTCagataaaacacaataatagaTGTAACATATTGATggtcaatgaaaaaaatgcatttttaattagCATAGcttcaaagttttaaaatgaagacaacTACATGAAGTTGTCAACTTTTCAGGTGTCTCTCCAATGGGTATTTTCTGGAGCATGGTAGCCTGCCCTGGGCAGCTGGAGGGTATCCGTATGATGAAGAAAAACATGGACACACCCTTCCGTACATCAGTCAGTGTTCACGATGGCCACCTGAACTTGGGTGAGGTGCGTGTCAACTCAGATGGAGCCCTGGGTTCCACCCTGATTGATCGGTACTACAAGGCCCCGGGGGTAAGGGTTGAAGAGGTCACTGATGGGAGATTGCGGGGAAAACTGTACCTGCCTCCAGGTAGgatattcttgatttttttccaaCTAGGGTGAAGTGTAActttctaaaataattaaaatgttttcaaatgtacaGTATTCAAAGTAGGTAATTGGgcaagttgatgttttattagCGTGACATGTAGATTAAAATAGAACATAATGCTCTTACTTTGATAATGATAACATATTAATAATAGCACCTGGCCCTGCACGCTCTcgttttaaatgtacatgtataagcatttatttgtaacatatttttttactaaaatatacaGAGAATGTGGCACTTTTATTTCGTTCTAAACAATTATGTCACTTAATATATATCTGATTCTAATGATGAGTAATCCAAAACCAAAAGCTCATCaacttacacatgtataatattgtAGGTCCTGGCCCCCATTCTGGTGTTATTGACCTGTTTGGGACAGTAGGTGGTATTGTTGAGTTCCGGTCTGCCCTGCTTGCCTCCCGGGGAATCGCCTCCTTCGCCTTGCCTTACTTCCTGTACAAGGACTTGCCACAAGCACTAGAAGACCTTGATCTAGACTATTTTATGGTACACATGCATATAGGATACTATTTGTTTAGCATTTAAACTACATTTATTGTATGTGTGAAATGCTCCATGAAAATGTATGTCTGATAGTGAGTGATGAGTTGTTTAATAAAGCAAATAGTATTTAGCCTAGTTTGGCAACTCCGATTTTTTTACCAATCAGAAACttgaattttgacaaaaatagaGTTGCTGCATTcagaataattttaattatagtACTTTATTTTTTCAGCACTTTAAACACAGAAACAAAGTAGAAACATTGAAGTTTAAACATGTAATTACCTACTTTGCCATGtcagttgccatggcaacatacATTTAAGGAACATGTAATTTCAATCGTCTCTAAGGTCATGAACATGTAATTCATATAAAGTTATGTAAATTTGAATGATAAcatagaaaaaatgaaatttattgtttcatttaagttaATGATTGCTCTATACTATACTATAATAGCATTGTCATTAATGGAAaagttcatacatgtatttcttataaCATATATCAAAAGTTAACATAGCCATGTTGTTTTCAGGAGGCTATTGACTGGTTGCTAGGGAGGCGGGACATTATTCCTGGTGGAGTGGGAGTGATAGGTGTGTCCAAGGGTGGAGACATTGCCCTCATGATGGGAACATACTCCCCTAAGGTAAGAATGACTGGTTGCTAGGGAGACGGGATACCTTTCTTAGTGGGTTTGGAGTGTAAGGCATGTCCAAGAGTTAGGAAAATTGCCCAATGATTGGAATTAACACCTCAAAGTTTAGAATGAAATTTTTGAGATGGGATATCATTTCTAGTGGGCTGGGTGTTATAGGCATGTCCAAAAAGAGGAAAATTTCCATCATGGTAGGAACTGACTCCCCAAAGGTAAGATTGGCAGGTTTTTAGGAAGACGGTATATCATTTCTGGTGGGTAGGGGCGATAAGCATGTCAAAGAGTTGGGAATATCTCCCTCATGATTGGAACTAACTCCCCCAAGGTATGAATTACTGGTTGTTAGGGAGACAGAATATCATTTGTGATGGGGTTGGTGCGATATGTGTCCAAGAGAGGGGACATATCCCTAGTGATGAAAAATTGACTCCCTATAACTGGTTGCTAGGATACAGGACATCATCTCTAGCAGAATAATTGTGATAGGCATGTCAAATAGTGGGGACATTGTCCTCAGGATGGGAACTCACTCCCCCAAGGAAGGAATGACTTATCACTTCTGATGGGGTTGGGATGATAGGCATTTCCAAGAGGGGGGACATATTGCTACTGATTGAAACTCACTCCCTTGGGGTAAGATTGACTGGTTGCTAGGAAGATATGGGATCACATCCCTGGTTGTGTCAAAGAGTGGGGACACTGGAACTCACATCCCAAAGGTTAGAGTGAAACAAAGCAACATCTGGTTCTGTATATTTTAGATAGTTATTATGTAATAATGACTCAttttgtacaactttttttataagaactacatgtacaagttaGCTTAAGTGTATACTGACTAAGTTTGATTTTATTGAGAAAgtattaaaaagcaataaatattcattaaaaattagtTTGTACtgtgttattattttttcttgaccgtatgttttttgttttataaacaaacatttgatgGGAAAAAATGTCgggtaatttttttttacgcAGAAGTGAATGATTACACAGGGTGAGTTATCCTTCTAGTTCATGatgtaaaacacatttatgcCATCtagttttctttatattttaatatttaacctATTTACGTGTAAATTAtagaatttttcatttttatcccCTTTTCCTGAGTTTGAatttacatgtgtataataTCTCTGACCACAGGTAAAATGTGCAGTGAACATTAACGGGTGCCCTATTGCAGCCATGTATGATATGAAGTATAAATCGAGGGGAGAAACAATCAAGGCTGTCCCGTAAGTTTTACAATCTGCATGTGTTGGTTACAGGAAATTAATACACATTTACCAAATGGGCCTTGAAGATCACAGACTgagtgtttgaaattatattttgtctactgatCAAATTTACctgatttacaaaaataatgtaaattatttgcTCAGGAGTTAGTAAGTTTAAGTTCAGAAGTTATCCTGAGATCAGGATTAAAAGCTTTTAACTTAGAACTGTTGTACAGTAGTAAAGTTTTTTTTGCGCTgacatttgcataaaaaacGTAAAAAGTACCTTGAAATTAATATACGGGCAGATGACTTTTGGAATCCATTTCAAAAGCTATCTTATCCCCTTTACCCTGCTTTTGGCATtaatccctcatactcaaaccCTGGCTATTTTTTTCtggattgacaattatcagctgttagaacGTCTggttaatttataattttgctatattttaaaaatcacaaaaattaATGCTATTTACAGTATACTCCATGTCTGTAATTCAGAATGTTGATGCAAAAGTTTTAACTTCTTGAATGGTTCTTTAGGTTTAATATGGACGGGTTGAAATACGAAGATGATAAAGTTATAATGAAGGGATCTCTGGACATCAAAACAGAGGACATTTTACCTGTAAGtccaattgtttttgtttatcatCAATACTTAACTATACTACTAAATAACGTAAGAAAATGACCAGCATACTGTGTTCTTTTTTAGATTGAATTGATTGAGTTTTCATACAGTTATGTTtcatgttatattgatattgcATAAGATTCCAGCTTTCTGCTTTTCTGTAAGACTCTCTGCTACCATTGGTCTACTTTCTACTCAAACATTGACATAATTGGAAAAGAAATGAAGTTGCAAACATTTCTTAAGTGTtcaatgatataaacaaatgaatgtaACAATTACAACAATCACAGTCACAATGTCAAGCATTTAATGAACAGTTTAACATTTAGGTGTGGACAAGTGATGTAAAGACTCTCCATGTCTTGGGTGAGGACGACCTGTGCTACCCCACGGTGGAGTGTATCAAGTGCCTTCAGTCCCTCTACCCCAGGGACAAGGCCCACAACTGTGAGGTGCTCAGCTACCCCCGGGCAGGACACCTCATTGAGCCCCCATACACCCCACTCTGCAGTGTATCATACCAcaaaacattcagtaaatatctctttttcacatttatatataatcaCTAGTAACATCTCAAATACAAGCTAGAAAAACTGTTGAACTGGTTCCAGGATTAACCCTCATATGTTTATGTAAACTGCTTTGCtgtaatacaataatgatgctTAATTGGTATTTGGTATATCTCATCATCTCAGAAAGTTGACCTTAGGTTTTTgatgtttataaggtatttgaGACAATTTGTACCAAGAGGGATATAATGGTAAAGTTGTTTTTCAGACCTTCACTTCCTGTGGGGTGGACACCCGGAAGAGCATGCTAAAGCCCAGGAGGAGTCTTGGTCACGGATCCTCAACCTATTTAGGACTGAACTGGTGTGCTCATCACAGCATAATGCCAGGCTTTGATTAGGTTATATCGGAGGTCAGACTGTAGGTGGGACCCATATACAAAATAGAACTAAAGAGGATGTCTGAGGTTGAATCATCAAGCTATTCAAGACTGATTCCGCGTTCTCATGGCAATATCAGGCTCCGATGAAGTGTGTGTATATTGTGGGACTACCATGTAGTTATGACCAGTAATGTATGCACAATACCTTATTAGTCTTATAAACAGAAATAATGAGCATTTAAATTATAGACTGTGATGATATGTtagtattataatatattgtacCAAATGTTCTGTGATTTAGGTTTAAGTGTGTAATTAAAGTGTTGAATAAGGTCACTTACCGATTTGGAGGTCAGCAACTGATAGCAAGTTTTAAGAAAGTCTTAATTATATGCTTttgaatttaatgaatatgtagTCAGAAAACCTGGATGTGTTTGATATTGCATTATGGATCATTTTTGACAATAACATCACTTCCTGTTTatgattgttattttaactgttGATTAAGACTTAACTGTGTTTTGAGTACTGTTAGctgtaatatttataattaagaaATTGAAGTTGGAAAGACAAAACCATCATGTTTTTATGATTCAATTTATTATTGGTTTTACTgtgtcaaaatatatatattctggcaaaacttaataattttgTGATAgatactattatatatatatatatatatctatatatatagaTGTATATACACAGGTATAATTTATATTCTGAGTATGAATGTTTATGTGATTTCAGTTACTCTGCAATTAAACGTATACTCTGTCATATTTTCAATAAGTCCTTGGATGATGCAAGACCATATCCTAGATTTACAGTAGCAAGTATTGTGacttattttttcaaatgtttatgtcCAATGTACACACATATGTAAGTGTCTTACTGGAAATGTTAACGTTTtgttaacaatatgtatatatttttatgtatattaagtttaataaattattctgctttttattgttttgttcagtTCTGCTTTTAATGCTCCCTAACAAAACTTGgattgggggaggggggggggcatatagatttgTCCTTATCCGTCCATGCATCCTTCCGTTTGTAAGTGTAATGCGAACTATTATTTTACCTACAGTCAAGAAACCTTTGTGGAATGTACATTAGGTGATGTGCTTCTGGGGGTTTTCTTTCCGCTGCATTcagtaaaaccagagttatcGCCTTTGAATTAGAAATTTTTGAATATCTCGACTTGTGTTGTTCAAACCTCCAAAACTATATTACCTAGAGTCATGAAACCTTAGGGAAATGTTAATGGGATGATTAAGTTGTGCACCTTGGTTTCGTGGCCGCTGAACCTAGTAAAACCAGCTCTATGGCCCTTGAATAAGTAAAATTGGCATTTCTGGACTAATGTTGTTCAAAACTCCAAATCTATTTCATCAAGTGTCACAAAACCTTGGCGGAATGTTTTAAAGGTGATGAAGTCTTGCACCTGGGATTTCACTTCCTTTTGCACTTATGTTTGCTGAATTCATAATTTTGATGCACATTTAAGGGGAATGGACAAAATATTGGCCCTTGCTTTTGTGACAAACACTGCACATGGGGGCATCCTGTCATATGGAAACATATCTAGTTAGTACATGTAATGAAAAGTATGATTCTTAAAAtatgtctttattttaattaactttgatACATGTAGGGATTTTTAAGTGCACATTTTTAATTCGAAACTCAAAACTTTGTTTGATAAATAGATTTAACTTTAATGATTTACTGTTTATGTATACTCACTCACACAGTAATGCTGGTCTAATAGATTAACAGagttgaaacatttattattgtacTACTGTCAAAGCATTGGTGTCAAAATAGATAACGTGGCAACTCTTTGAAGTCtgttctgtagttttaaaaatcaagtCTTAGGAGGGAAATACGGTCATTGAGTGGATTTGATCTTCAAGCTTTTTGGTCCTCTTTTAACATCCTTGGTTCcatattatttaaacacatgCTTGTGGATAAATCTGCATAGCAAGAGCATTATTGTCTGATCAACCCAATGTTTTCTTGTTACATTCCCAGGTGAAGGCGATTGTAAACATTAACGGGTGCACGTTTTGTTCCTCTGTCAGGATGAAGTACAGCAAGGGCGATCTCTCAGCTGTACCGTATGTATAACTCAACTACGTGTATCCAATACATGTACCAAGTACTCCTATTTAATATAGATAATTTTATGTATATGAAGTATCTCTTTGTTGTTGTATGCTACGTTTAGTGTCTGTTAGATTTTAACCTtctgcctctaaacagggtcttcattaatggtaggcgcgattctgtgcgtgtgtgtgtgcgtgcgtgcgtgtgtgcgtccgtccgtccgtcccacattcatttctttgcatctcctcctacatttctcatgcgatttctaacaaactttcacagattgatgatcataaagtgaagcagcgcatattgtcgggcttttaggattcgaccatttttgaaagagttatagccctttgtttattttacatttaaaattggtttcttcgcaactcctcttacgtttttcataaGATTTCGACCAAactatcacagattgatgatcataaagtgaagtaGCGCATATTTttgggctttcctgatttgaccatttttaaaagagttattgccctttgcttattttacatttaaaattggtttcttcgcaactcctcttttgtttttcatgcgatttctaccaaactttcacagattgatgatcataaagtgaagcagcgcatatgttgggctttcctgatttgaccatttttgaaagagttattgccctttgcttattttacatttaaaattggtttcttcgcaactcctcttaagtttttcatgcgatttctaccaaacttttacagattgatgatcatataGTGAAGCAGCCCATATTgacgggctttcccgattcgaccattaTTGAAGAGTTAAttccctttgcttattttacatttaaaattggtttcttcgcaacccttcttacgtttttcatgcgatttctaccaaactttcacagattgatgaccataaagtgaagcagcgcatattgtcgggcttttctgatttgaccatttttgaaagagttattgccctttgcttattttacatttaaaattggtttcttcgcaactcctcttacgtttttcatgtgatttctaccaaactttcacagattgatgatcatatgGTGAAGCAGCCCATATTgacgggctttcccgattcaaccatttttgaaagagttattgccctttgcttattttacctttaaaattggtttcttcgcaactcttcttaagtttttcatgcaatttctaccaaactttcacagattgattatcataaagtgaagcagcgcatattgtctggcttttctaccaaactttcaccgattgatgactatatagtgacgcagcgcatattgtctggctttcgcgattcggccatttttgaaagagttattgcccctttttttacatttgaaattggtttcttcacaactcctcttacatttttcatgcaatttctaccaaactttaacagattgatgactatatagtgacgcagcgcattttgtcgggctttcgcgattcgaccatttttgaaagagttattgccctttctttattttacatttaaaattggtttcttcgcaactccttaCGTgtatgactatatagtgacacagcccatattgtcaggcttttgaaatttgaccttttttgaaagagttattgccctttcttaattttacgcatttcttatgttcctgagaaactactcTTTatcattgattggctttcgttataaaaaatgtccccatgaggcaggggatatagctgtctgtgaccgctcttgttcctgtagtttcaattgtattaATAAGTCTTCAGTTCCCCTTTTGTTTTAGATTGCAGATTGAGAAGTTTGAAGTTCTTGATGGTAAAATTGTTACTAAAAAAGCTTTGGATTACAAGCCAGAAGACATTTTGCATGTAAGTACATTTTTAATGTAGAATGTTAGAATATAAAATGTGCGTTTAATGCTAATGTAAGTACAGGATTAATGTAGAATATAAGTACAGTGTTAATGTAGAAAGTAAGTACAGCATAAATGTAGAACGTAAGTACAATGTTAATGTAGAAAGTTACAATGTAGTACAAGGTTAATGTAGAATGTAAGTTTAG
Coding sequences within:
- the LOC128209818 gene encoding acyl-coenzyme A amino acid N-acyltransferase 1-like isoform X2; this translates as MNVLLTRKYGSSLKLFQQIFKNLNKAKKVNSSFSTCCKHPRVNRLLIKVGVRHISTDMAPVFTVSPKGHLLVDDKLHIKLTGLPKEKKVTVYGFLEEEGKKFESNAWFETKSDGTVDLQIDPSTGGTYTGVSPMGIFWSMVACPGQLEGIRMMKKNMDTPFRTSVSVHDGHLNLGEVRVNSDGALGSTLIDRYYKAPGVRVEEVTDGRLRGKLYLPPGPGPHSGVIDLFGTVGGIVEFRSALLASRGIASFALPYFLYKDLPQALEDLDLDYFMEAIDWLLGRRDIIPGGVGVIGVSKGGDIALMMGTYSPKVKAIVNINGCTFCSSVRMKYSKGDLSAVPLQIEKFEVLDGKIVTKKALDYKPEDILHVWNHDAKVLNILGEDDMCSPKECIRDLKSLYPPEKTHNCIVAAYKETGHLVEPPYTPLCRMSYHKSYDLYFWWGGHPEEHAYAQEDAWRRTLDLFHSTLLPTVVTAKL
- the LOC128209818 gene encoding acyl-coenzyme A amino acid N-acyltransferase 1-like isoform X1, coding for MNVLLTRKYGSSLKLFQQIFKNLNKAKKVNSSFSTCCKHPRVNRLLIKVGVRHISTDMAPVFTVSPKGHLLVDDKLHIKLTGLPKEKKVTVYGFLEEEGKKFESNAWFETKSDGTVDLQIDPSTGGTYTGVSPMGIFWSMVACPGQLEGIRMMKKNMDTPFRTSVSVHDGHLNLGEVRVNSDGALGSTLIDRYYKAPGVRVEEVTDGRLRGKLYLPPGPGPHSGVIDLFGTVGGIVEFRSALLASRGIASFALPYFLYKDLPQALEDLDLDYFMEAIDWLLGRRDIIPGGVGVIGVSKGGDIALMMGTYSPKVKCAVNINGCPIAAMYDMKYKSRGETIKAVPFNMDGLKYEDDKVIMKGSLDIKTEDILPVWTSDVKTLHVLGEDDLCYPTVECIKCLQSLYPRDKAHNCEVLSYPRAGHLIEPPYTPLCSVSYHKTFNLHFLWGGHPEEHAKAQEESWSRILNLFRTELVCSSQHNARL